The Longimicrobium sp. nucleotide sequence GATCGAGCGGAATCCGGAATCTCATCGGCAAGTTTACAAGCACGCCCGCCGCGCCTTGCTGAGGCGCTTCCCATACGCGCTCTTCTACGTCTCCTCCGCCGAGCTGATCGAAGTCATCGGGTGCATCCACACGAGCCGGCACCCAAGGCGCTGGCGCTCGCGACTGTAGCGTAGCGCGAACGGCTCCCGCTCGCGT carries:
- a CDS encoding type II toxin-antitoxin system RelE/ParE family toxin, which produces MSRSLILRPAAEDDVEAAYQWYEEQRPGLGGGFLRSVEAGLASIERNPESHRQVYKHARRALLRRFPYALFYVSSAELIEVIGCIHTSRHPRRWRSRL